The DNA segment TCAAGTCTCCTGCTAGATAAGGACAAACTCTTGTGATCTATTTAATCCTGCTCATACCTATATAGAAATCTTCCACCACAcataagagatttttttctatttctcctgtttttaGGGGGTATGGTCTACCACCCCATGGACTAGGCAAGATCCGCTTATTCTCTGTATGGTATCAGGGTAGCTGTCTCTTGTTTGTAGGCAGCCTCTGAATGCCCCTAAATGATCTGGAGTCCCTTTTCTGACACGGACCCTCGGAATTAGGAATAGGAAGGCTGAGTGAGCTTGTTAACAGCCCTGTTACCCTGAGAAGTGAGGAGGGGTTCTATGTGCTTCCCTCTCAGGAGGGCAGTGAGGGGGTACCAGTGGCCATAGAGCAGAGCTAGTTTTCTTATAGCCCTAGCACCAATTTAATTCCTCTTGTGAAATGGGAGATATGGCCTAGAATCCTTAGTCAATAACTCACAAGGAATTTAATTGTCTTCATATAAAATTTTCAAGTTGAGGCCAAAAAATGTAGGGAGTCACAATTGCTCTGCATCGCAGAGTCTGATGGTCAGTTGATAAAAACGAATGACTGTGAATGACAAAGGGGCAGGATGTGTGGGTTCAGGATGCTTCTCTGCTGTCCGACAGCCTCCAAAAGGGGAAGCATCTGGCAATGCAGCAGCATTCAGATCATGTCTATCATGACATATATCCCGATCACATCAGTAAGATCTCGGATGTGGAAGGAATTGGGTATCACCGTCATCTCTTCAGCTGATTATCCCAAGGCTTTTTATTTGATCAAAGGAAAGATGTGAGCATCTTACTTCACTCGGAAGCAAGAGCACACCTGGTTGAATACATCTACTGAAATGTCCTGccagagggaaaaataacatCTTGGTCTCCAGCTGGAAATCTTTGAGCACCTCAAAAGCTCGCTCTGCGtggtaattttttaataaaggagGACTTAACAGTCACATTCAACACAGGGACTATGACAGCACCTGTGAGCCAAAAGCTGATTTTAGTCTTATCCTAGTTTAAGGTGTGGAGGCCACCCTGGTCTTAAGGACTTTAGATGGAGCCTCTGCCATTCAAAAACAAGCACAAAATGTCTGAAaccaattaaatattttagaagcgGTCACCCAAATGTTTTCCATCTGACATTTTAATGACTGAAAAATGCAGCTGGCATCCAGACACTGCAAAGTATATGTGTAACACCTTAGGACCTGAGAGGGAGCCTAGATACTCTCCGCTGGCTGCATTTCCCTCTGTGGAAATACTCATTTACGTTACATGTGAGTTGTCCATAGTTTTTAATCAGCTTCCTATACCCCTGGCAAAATTTTGCCAGGTAACTTGAAACATGCTACAATAGGCAAAGCAAGGTTACTCACCTCACTGTGTCCTTGAACATTTTCCTCTAATTTAATTCTAAATAtcttggactcaatgaccttaaaggtcttttccaacttaaattaccctatgattctataaggcAACTCCCCAAACTGacactttccattttaaatttcCTCCCTTCTTGCATTCCTTTTCCATAGTTATACAGAATTTCTCACCTGAATTGCACTTACCTGTTCCTCCTTCTAATCCTTGCACTGCTGAATTCAAgggatttctttcttaaaaataaacttgtggatttaatttttgaaattttccaGAATGACACAGGGAGGCTTAAAAACATCTGCTGTAGGAATGATTCATTTTGCACATAAAATTGTATTGCACAcatggcagaaatattttaatgataaaatagCGAAGTACAttgcaaaattaataaatagctGAATTGTTATGTCTGTCCATATAACTGAAGGCACATTTCTTAATAAATGACATACAGCTATAATTccaggaggaaaaatattttgtttttcttgaataGGAGTCTCAGCATTTAGCTGGACACCTCTACAAACAGGGCTTGCTTCTCCATAGCTTGGCTGCTTGCTCTgatttgacattttttcctacATCCATCTcttttgagttaaaaaaatacatgcagtgATTGACTGCAttaatagaacaaaaaaatcacttttagaAAAAACTAACACCTCTACTTTAGACATAAAACTAAACCTGGTTTAACTAGAATAATTATCTGCTAAGGTAAATCTGACTAAACTGAGCCTAAGAAAGGCTTAGGCAATGCCCAAACCCTGTCTTTGCAGAAGCTTTTATAGGAAATCAGGGCCTGTCTTGGGTTGCAGGTTTTGACTTGATGTAGGGCTGCAAATAGCTGCTGACAGCACAAAGACCTCTTGCTTGCTAAAAAGTCATGAACTGCCACAGTATAATTCTAGTTTTTAGAATAAGCTGAACCCTAATGGCTTAACTGCTATTATTCAGCTATATGTTACCCTGACAGCTTCACGTATTAGTAAAAAAATAGAAACGAGGGCATACATTTTGGACTGATTTATCTGTTACCGAGGAAAACAGCATTgctggttgtttgttttttaattaaaaactctgactgaaatgagatttttcaaacCCACATAATTTTACTTGAAAAGCTATGTCTTATTTTCCAAGACAATCTGTCTATTTGTTGCATAGTGATAGGACATATATACTGCTACATACCTAAAGATACGTTATCTCAGGTTTGCATTTACTCaaaaaaaacagggagagaGAAATCAATTTCAATGTCAAAATCAATAACATGCCTAAAATAttagcaaaatatatttttaacaatgACAACATTCTCTGTACTTTTTCCTCCAGCATTAAGTCAATGCTCTCAGTGCTAAATGCTTCCTTTTTAGCCATCAGAGGCCCTTTACTGACACTGAGTAGAATCTAGTAGTCCATAGGCTTGAGAGTAGTGGCTCTTAAAGGTCTGCTGTTCATTACTCAATAAGGAATCCAAAATTGGGTCTTTAATTtgaatacagatttttttaaaacactggtTTGTATGCAATTTGCAGAGGTGGCTTTGGGGCATGTCCTTCAACACACTGATGAATAAAACTGGACTCTTACGTTTTCAAAATTGTTAGCCTTTGGCAAAGTTTTAAGTGCAGCttgaaaaaataagatatatttGCCTGCCATCAGGAGTCTTGCACATGATAATGTGTAACAGGGCtaggggaaaaaacacaacCCTGCCAGTTGGAAAGCATGTGCTCTAGTTTCCACTTTGCTGATGGGTGCATTtgtttaattacttttctctcttccttccagtTTCCCAgatttttacatatttcttttgtaattatggcagaattaaatgaaatgtatttgcatCCGTATAAAGAATGGGAATGTTGGTGGACCTTGTGCCTGCACAGAGAACACTTTATGACCACGGGGACAGGCTTTCTTCAAACTTCATATCTACTCTACTGGGCTTATTTGCACAATCTTGTCACTTCCCTGGGTGAGAGGACACCTCAGCTGTGCAGTCGATCCTGCTGCTTTGACGCATCCCCCCGTGCTCTATGCTCATTTCTTCAGTGTCTGGGGACTGCCATGTTCCCACTGCCACCAGCTCTCCTTTCACATAGCAGCATCAGGTGATCCATACTGGGGGGCAGCTGGAAGGCAGAAGCTGTACACTGTGTACAATGGGAAGGGATTTTGTAAATTTGTAATTAGTTAATGGAACACTTGAGGcttgccaaaaagaaaaatcctcacACTTCCTTCTGCTGGAGCAAATTCAGTTTTGCCAGTCCCTGTGGCAGTAtcagagatctttttttttcccagggtcTTAGGAGCAAAGAAGGAAATCAACCCAAGAGCTGTGCATCCACGAGGAACTGTGCGGAGATGCCATTTCTTACCCAAGTACCGCAAAAATGGAACTTTCCATTTTTGTGTGCGTCTGATATCATCTTTCTAAAGCCCCACAGCTCTTGCTGTCCATGGCTGAACTCTGGTGTGCCCTGCCCCACGCAGCCAGGGGATTCCTCCTGGCCCTCAGTTCTGCACGATACTGCAGTTCATCTGTGTGAATGCAGTTGCCATTGAAGCTGATGGACTCTCTCAGAGCAACAAAGAGTTTAAGATTGGATATTATGAGATATTACTTCACTAATaggattgtcaagcactggaacaggctgcacagggaagtggttgagtcaccatccctggaggtatttaaaagacaggtagatgtggcacctggggacatcCTTTaatggtgaacttggcagtgttaggtttacggttggacttaatgatcttaaagatcttttccaacctaaacgattctgtgattctggctTCTTAAACATATGTACTGCCAGAACAAGATTGCATTGCTTTGAAGCATGTGTAATCCTGGCCCTGCCAAGGGCTCAAGGGAGGTGGAGCAATCAACACAGTGGCTTGAGCCAGGCTAGTCACACACTTTGAGTCTTTCTTGAGACCTCCTTAATTATCTTCCTCTCTGACTGAGAATGTAGAGGAAACAAATcactgatgttttaaaatgtgaaggTTTTTGTCTTAATGCTGCACAGCCAGGCTTTGATTTCAGGACGCTATGCTGCAATTCTGCCTATTAATTAGGGCATGCAGGGTGGTGGGGCGTTTGAGGTGAGAATGGGCTTGGGCTCTAAACACAGCCAGTGACCCACCATGTGCTATGACACCTACTCAGTagatttcctgttttccctttgtctCTGCTCTCATTGTGGATAATGTTTGCATTGTGAGGAGTGAAGCTTGCAGATTTAATAGTCTGTTTGCCACTGGCAGTGCTGCATCCAGCATATGGCATCCAGTATGGAGGTCCTCCCCAATTCAAGACAGATGTTGAGATGCTGGGGAGTTTACAGCGATAGAGTACCAAGATGTTCAGTGACCTAAAGCATATTACCTACCAGGAGATGTTGAGACATCGAGCCATATTTAATCTAGTAATGACAGGACTAACTGGCAATCTAATAGCACTCTACAACTATTTGAAGGAGACTTACAATGGAAGTGAATCCAAACACTTCCTCCAGTAGTGACAGAGAATGGACACATATTAAAGGTTACAAGTTTCACAGTGaccactagaaaaaaaaaaaaaaaagaggtctcTGCTGGACGGGTAGtacagcactggaacaggtgtcccagagaggctgtgggccCTCCCATCCCTAAATGTGCTGAAGTCTTGGTCACCCAAACTTAGTCTTGGTAACCTTCAGCATTAGGGTGGCCCAGATGAGCTCCAGGGTACCTTTCAACAACACAGTCACAACAGGGAGCAGCAGTTGCctaaatgcatgtttttactAAGTATAATTTATGGTGCCGATTTCCCCATTCAATTCTGTCTTCAAAGCCCAGCTGAAAGTTTCTGCTTCTGGGTTACATGTGGCCTCTAAAAACCATGCACGAGACCGTGTAGGTTTGGGGACTGTGGGAAATGTTTAACTCAAAGTCAATGTTCATGAATTCACATGAAGGTGGGCAAGTACATGGCTCATCTGACTGACTCTAAAACATCCTTGCTTGAAGTTTCTGGGCATGTTACTGGCCTTAAACTCACAGCCCTCGTCCTTGCTGGCTGGGAACCTGTGAAGGAAGGGAGCAAGAGGGATATTGTTAGATTACTTTAGCTTTCCTGCTCCATAGCATTAGATAATTTTTAGCTTTCTGATTGTCCTGCCACAATAACCCTTGTGGGAAAGCAAAGCCATGCAGACCAATAGCCCACCCTGAAAAGTCCACCCTGAAAAGTCCACCCTGAAAGCATGAACCAGAAATAAAGCACACAGAGAGAAACTTTCTTTCTTCAATTTAATTGAAGTTacttagaaaaataatcagGCTTGAATGGCTTCTTTTAAGGAAAGATTCATGAGCAGTTCACACTTGTGTTGGCAATGTATAATttagcttttttctttattaacaGTAAATTTAGGTATGAGGAGATACTTTTCTACAACAAGCCTTCTACTGCATACaaataggtttaaaaaaaaaaatccaaccccacATCGATGTTAAATTATTCGTACACATTGTATTGTGCATGCATGTAAGAAAATAACACTCTCTGTAACAAGAGTAATAGTAAGGACAGTCCCTTTTTGTACCTGAAAAGTGCAGCAGACTACAGTGAAACCCTAAAACACCTGGGGTCAATTTACTTCTAAAAGCACTTCCGCTTGTGGATTATTTTACTTGTCTTATGCAGCGCATTGTTCAGGCAGTTTGCAAATTTATGTCATAATGAACATGGTTTACAAAGAGGCTGAAGCATGGACCAAGTCAGGTTTGGAGGGGCCTCCCACTGCCCAGAAGTCACCACCATGTTTAGATGAGCCCAATCTAGCCTGGGTTCCAGATTAAGGTGCTTGGGGCCGTCTGTGGGGAATGAACGTCCAGCTGTGGGTATCATGCTGGATGAAGAGCCACAGGCACTGCTGGACTCAGCGCTGGCCCTGCCAAATGACAGGGAGGCACTGGCTGATCAGAGATGGGGACCACCACTTCTTGAGCCCAGGAGCTTTGAAAGGACTGGGGACAGGGGTGGGGAATGGAACCATCCTCTCCGCTTTCACCACTGCTTGACCATAACTAATGTACAACCTTCTAAAACAGCAGCTCCCTGGGTGGCTCTCAAAGCCTCAATGacacttctgtattttgcatttagCTGTGGCTgtcattttgttcatttgtcTCCCAGGACCAGCTGTGGCCGCAGCAGAAATGAACCTAAGAACGAGATGGGGCTCTGGAGCAGACCAgcccctctgttcctccagCTGGGAAACCCAGTGAAGAGGTAGGGGTAAAACCAACCCAGGTCCCTGgctgtcctgtcactgcagttGGTGGCTGCCAGATCTCGGAGATAAGGAGGAACCACCCTGAATGCCATCCTGTGTGGGTGCagtgaaaagatatttttgtggCTCAGTCTAAACAACACACCcaataaagtaaaaagaaaaagggctATTCCTTAACatttgtggtcctcctctgaCCTGGTGAGGGCTTTGTGCTCACTATGCAGGATATGATCATATCCAGCATGTCAGCGgttcattttaaacacaaatctACAGCCCAttcacagcaccccaaaatagACACATCAGCGAAATGGACAGTTTGTGGTAGTCTGGgatcaagatttttaaaaagcaagtgcCTTTTAAGTACCCACTTAAGACCACATAAAAGACATCTCAGTGCTGAGCATCTGCCTGTAGGGCAGCCCTCTACAGGGAGGCAGAATCTGGGTAATCAAACCCAAAGCTGCGGCTAAAAATCCTACCTCCAGCAGTGCTCACCCCTCAGATCTCCTGAACATGTTCTTCACCTAAAGCTTTTCTGTCATAGCTGtcaaatagggtttttttttgtctccaaaGCAGTGAAACTAAAGAGAGGATTTCAGAACAGATAAAAATACGGTGATGACAAGaagtacaaaaagaaaggaaagtacatcccattttataaatatttactttcagaAGCAACTTtttgcttaaatgaaaaaaaatcacatcacaATCTGTTGGTGGAATTAACTGAAGAGAAAATTGGACCAAAATATGAGCACTATTGGATACAAGACCAAACAACCACACAAATAACTTGTGGGAAATActggagggggagaggggaaatcTTACCCTCagacagtttcttttttttttttttttaacaaacataTAACCATTGAACTACAAACAGAAGAAGGCTAGGGCACACCGTGATAGGCACTTGCAACAGCTTCGCATACTCTCAATGAGACAAAACTGCTTTCAAGTGAAACACCAGTCAGCAATCAGCAACCACTCAGGAATTCAGAGCCGTCAGGTGCAGGGAGCTCTTCACTAGCCACTGGGTCAGCGCTCTGCCTTATAAACAGGACCTGGGTTATGAAAACTGTGGCTGTTCCAGAATGGACGAGAGATTTATTTGTAGggcatgataaaaaaaaaatactgaccCAAATCCAGGCTAAGAACAAACCCAATTGTGAAAGCacttcagctgctgtttgttaTGTTAATTTGTTCTTCACTGAGATCTATTCAGTgacttatttttataaaataagatggaacctatttttcttctttaactaCATATGTATCCTGGAGACTAATATAATTCAGTGGATGTAATTTGGCTACTGTACAATATGATGTTTTCAGGATCTGGCTCCAATATTGTCGAAAGAGCTCTGCCTTTATCtgagtttatttaaatatttgctaatTTTGGGAGTGTTTGATTTGATCATAAGCTTGACACGCAGGCAAGCCAAAATCCTATTTTAAATATCaattaactttaaaatagattttaggTTCCCACAAGTGTCTTGACTTAAACCTCTGCCTCCTTCTGCCCATCAGCtggctgctggcactgctggcCCAGGATGGGTTGGCTCCAGACCGTCCCCCAGGCAGGCGCCTGCCGTCTGCTTGGCGATAGACCTTACCTGCATCaaattaaagcaaacatttgGAGAAGCCTGTAGTTTTGCACACTGAGCTTGCTAAGAGATCCGCactgaaatctcattttttgttatttatttgctgtGATTAGATTACTACTTGCTTGCCCAAAACTATTGCTTTGTTTGCCATGCCTGGTACAATCTACCGTCCCAACAAGCTGTTATATACAAAACAACTGCTACTGTGATGttcatctaaaataaaaaggtcATGATCTCATAGAAGAGCACACTTAGATGAAATAACCAACCCACTGGAAACTAGAAACATCCCTTTCAATGGTATTTGGGCATCaataaaaaaagatgacttCCCCTTCACCTTAGGAAAAAGCCATGAAACCAGCATGTAAGAAGATTAGATCTTCTTTTTATTGCCTTGCATGCTCAGAGATCAACATGAAGATGACTTTCCGACTTTTCAAATAACATGCCCACATCCTTTACAGCAACGTATCATGACCAGTGTTTTCTGAGCCAATTTTGTTTGCCCGTCTTAAGATCAGTTAGGGAAGCATGATTAACAGACGATTGAGCTCCCCCCACTCCCATCCTGGATATTATCTAAGTGAATGTCAACTGCTTTGGGCTTtcaaaaatctctttcaaaatgctgatttttttctgatggatcACCCAATCTGCATTCATTTGGGCTGGCAGGCTTTGAATTAAGAGACAAGACTGGTCATATTCTTGATAAAATCACTAAGTCCAGATAAAAAGTTCATGGTTTCTCTTCCCAAGGAATACattcacatttctttcagtCATGGGTTTGAGATATCATGAATCCATCTAAATCTGTTTTACCTTCCCTTTTCAGGGctagaaagacatttttttttttttagtacccTTAAGTGCAATATAACcttctgaagaaattattttcaccaTTCTTCTCAAAGCGTGCGGTGTCAGGAGCCACTCCCGTATTTACCTGCATCAACAGCTAATGGAAGGATATTATTACCCAGAGATAAGCTCAACTGAGgaaagcacaaaaccaaatgCCTTTTGTCCAAATGTTATCTTATCCCTGCTGCTGAAGTGACACCTACCAAGAGACTATGTTTTAAATAAGTATAAATAACATTAATTAGAATTGGAGGAATGCAAGATCAATGAAATTCACCAGACcacaattaacattttttaaagtgttgcAGTATTATTCATTTCTACAACTAGATCATCACAATCCTGTTACCCTGCAAAGAGAGCTGTCCTTTCTTACAgttgatttaaataattttgactgTGCTGCTCGCAGCatcattcaaaaaaaagaaaatattaatttacaaaataacTCATTCTCCATATTTATTATgacaaataaaaatcttaaataaaacagGCTTTCTCTCCCCTGACCCATCCCTCATTCCATTTTCAGGTAGCTTGGCACTGAGTAAttgaacattaaaaaatctAGTTTGTAGACTTCATACAGCTGCGTTTGGTGCTCAGAGCTGATATTCTGGAAGAACTCTGTGGTCATTTCATCAGTAGTTCTCGTAGACTTTGCATAGGTGGGGAACTTCAGGTAGTTGCCTACTCCCGCCAGCTGGAGGATGTAGTTTGAATCCTCTTCGAGTGTTTCGTATTTTCCTATGAGGTCGTAGTGAATGTGACAAGGGTGGCAGAGGGAGTACACAGTTTGCCAGTGCTCATTGAAGGGCTCTTCTCTTTGGGTATGCGGGTCGATGAGATATGCCACAAACTCTTCAAATTTCACATCATCACCTTTACGCAGAGCTTCCTGGGTTGCATTTTTCCTCTGGCGCCTCACGATTTTGGTGCCGTATCGCTTGTGGAAGGAAGTGTTGTACTTTTGTGTGAACTTGTTCCTATATGCTGACACCAGTCTTTCAAAAGGCTCACGAACAAAGAGGAACTTCATGTAGTTTTTCAAGCGGTGGTTGATCTCTGGGATGCTGTACTGGTTGAGGGTCTTCAGGTTTGAAGACACGTGGGCTTCGTTGGCTGGGATTTCCATCGGATCGCTGTACTTGCCTCTTCCTGTCAAAACCATCATGACTCTCTTCCAGTTTGTACAGGCCACTTTCGGAACATAGCAATAGATCATTTCATGATCTTCGTCCACGACCAAGTGTTTGAGATCGTTGGGCGTCAGCACACGGCGCTTCCTGCTAGATACACTGTTTGCTCGGCATGTATCTGTCACTTGGTCTCGTCTAATCTGATGAAGAATTGCTGTGTTGGACAACTGCAAAGAAAGCACATGCATCAGTAAGTCAAGCAGGCGGGAAACTCTTCCTCCCTTTTTGCTTACTGTACAAATTCATAGAAAAGCAGATAAGTAGATAAGCATGTATAGAACAGTTCATTATATGGCTGTGTAAAACTGTTCCTGTGCTAAAAGACAAGCCCTTTGGCCTCCAAAAttcttctgtgctgtgtgaATGCTATTCACGAGGTGTTCAGGGTTTTGCTTTGAAGCTTACGCAAAGGAGCACAAGTTCTCACACAGCCTACTGTCAAGTGTATTTACAGCACCTTCATCCTGAGATGCAGTCACTGCTTTTCTTAGTCGTGGAAAATGGATCTCCCCACCACTCTGCAGTCTGTCTCACAGCTACAGCAGTGCTGGACCCTGCCTGACCCTTTGCTGCTGAGACAGGGAAGACTCCAGATTCAGAAAATTTGTCAACATAAAAACAGTATGTGGTTCTTGTTGCTGATGTCTTTT comes from the Cuculus canorus isolate bCucCan1 chromosome 1, bCucCan1.pri, whole genome shotgun sequence genome and includes:
- the CHST11 gene encoding carbohydrate sulfotransferase 11 isoform X2, giving the protein MKPAVLEVMRMNRVCRMVLVTSVGSFILVIFYFQIMRRNPFGMDICCRKGSRSPLQELYNPTQLSNTAILHQIRRDQVTDTCRANSVSSRKRRVLTPNDLKHLVVDEDHEMIYCYVPKVACTNWKRVMMVLTGRGKYSDPMEIPANEAHVSSNLKTLNQYSIPEINHRLKNYMKFLFVREPFERLVSAYRNKFTQKYNTSFHKRYGTKIVRRQRKNATQEALRKGDDVKFEEFVAYLIDPHTQREEPFNEHWQTVYSLCHPCHIHYDLIGKYETLEEDSNYILQLAGVGNYLKFPTYAKSTRTTDEMTTEFFQNISSEHQTQLYEVYKLDFLMFNYSVPSYLKME
- the CHST11 gene encoding carbohydrate sulfotransferase 11 isoform X1 — its product is MKPAVLEVMRMNRVCRMVLVTSVGSFILVIFYFQSMLHPVMRRNPFGMDICCRKGSRSPLQELYNPTQLSNTAILHQIRRDQVTDTCRANSVSSRKRRVLTPNDLKHLVVDEDHEMIYCYVPKVACTNWKRVMMVLTGRGKYSDPMEIPANEAHVSSNLKTLNQYSIPEINHRLKNYMKFLFVREPFERLVSAYRNKFTQKYNTSFHKRYGTKIVRRQRKNATQEALRKGDDVKFEEFVAYLIDPHTQREEPFNEHWQTVYSLCHPCHIHYDLIGKYETLEEDSNYILQLAGVGNYLKFPTYAKSTRTTDEMTTEFFQNISSEHQTQLYEVYKLDFLMFNYSVPSYLKME